A DNA window from Zingiber officinale cultivar Zhangliang chromosome 3A, Zo_v1.1, whole genome shotgun sequence contains the following coding sequences:
- the LOC122052353 gene encoding phytoene dehydrogenase-like isoform X1 yields MWASAAPAALVATRFLRPRESCCRCRADSSSASNSIHAASRKKVVVVGAGWAGLASAHHLCKQGFEVTLLESGSSPAEEIGVKGFWRPYRNLFSAIDELGLQPFTKWTSSALYSQEGMEVKFPIFKDLTQLPTPLGALLYPEFVNLPLVDRLASVPLISAVIDFDNTDTAWRKYDKMTSRELFKQYGCSERLFQKVFEPMLHVGLFAPAEQCSAAATLAMLDYYILSHQQNFDAVWCRGTIQEKIFLPWLESMRLEGLKFCENKSVTEFIVDEDTGCVSGLVCGEEIYKADAIILAVGISTLQSTIRSSSVLQSRQEFLGVLNLATVDVVSVKLWFDRKVKIPNAANICSGFDDLISWTLLDLNSIYDEYQDEQATVLEVEIYCATQLLALKDEQIVAKVVAYLSDCIKDFKEAIVVQQNIVKHAKSATHFFPGSYKHMMRSSTTFPNLFVAGDWILNRHGSWSKEKAYVTGLEVANRVVDYLGEGEFAKIIAVEEDEAHFDALRSLNRRFVEIRSQLPVFEYFL; encoded by the exons ATGTGGGCCTCTGCAGCTCCTGCTGCTCTCGTTGCGACGCGATTCCTACGGCCAAGAGAGAGCTGTTGCCGCTGCCGTGCCGACTCTTCATCTGCCTCCAATTCTATCCACGCCGCCAGCCGGAAGAAGGTGGTCGTTGTCGGCGCCGGTTGGGCCGGTCTCGCCTCGGCCCATCACCTCTGCAAGCAG GGCTTCGAAGTCACCCTCCTCGAATCCGGGAGCAGCCCTGCAGAAGAAATCGGCGTTAAAG GATTTTGGCGTCCATATCGTAACCTTTTTTCTGCAATTGATGAACTTGGACTCCAGCCTTTTACCAAGTGGACCAGTTCAGCCCTTTACTCTCAAGAAGGAATGGAG GTCAAGTTTCCTATATTTAAGGATCTTACACAATTGCCAACGCCTCTTGGAGCACTCTTATATCCAGAA TTTGTCAATCTTCCATTGGTAGATCGGTTAGCTTCTGTCCCTCTTATATCAGCAG TTATCGATTTTGACAACACTGATACTGCTTGGAGAAAATATGACAAAA TGACTTCAAGGGAACTCTTTAAACAATATGGGTGTTCAGAAAGGCTTTTTCAAAAGGTCTTTGAACCCATGCTTCATGTGGGTTTATTTGCACCAGCAGAGCAATGTAGTGCAGCAGCAACCTTAGCAATGCTAGATTACTATATTCTTTCCCATCAG CAAAATTTCGATGCAGTATGGTGTCGTGGAACCATTCAAGAAAAGATTTTCTTGCCATGGCTCGAGTCCATGAGATTAGAAGGCTTAAAATTTTGTGAAAACAAAAGCGTGACAGAGTTTATTGTAGATGAAGATACTGGTTGTGTTTCAGGACTAGTATGTGGAGAAGAAATATATAAAGCTGATGCAATAATTCTAGCTGTTGGTATCTCCACTCTTCAGTCCACTATACGCAGCAG TTCTGTGCTACAATCACGACAGGAATTCCTGGGTGTTCTTAACCTTGCCACTGTGGATGTGGTCTCTGTTAAATTATGGTTTGATAGGAAG GTCAAAATTCCAAATGCAGCCAACATTTGCTCTGGCTTTGATGATTTAATTAGCTGGACTTTGCTAGATTTGAATTCAATATATGATGAATATCAAGATGAGCAAGCAACAGTTTTGGAAGTCGAAATT tatTGTGCCACTCAGCTGTTGGCATTAAAAGATGAGCAAATAGTTGCAAAAGTGGTGGCATATCTCTCTGATTGCATCAAAGATTTCAAAGAGGCCATTGTGGTGCAGCAAAATATAGTCAAACATGCCAAATCTGCAACTCACTTCTTTCCAG GTTCTTATAAACATATGATGCGCAGCTCAACTACATTCCCTAACTTGTTTGTGGCTGGAGACTGGATACTCAACCGACATGGATCATGGTCTAAG GAGAAAGCTTATGTGACGGGACTTGAAGTTGCAAACAGAGTGGTGGACTATCTCGGAGAAGGAGAATTTGCCAAAATAATAGCAGTTGAAGAAGATGAAGCTCATTTTGATGCATTAAGAAGCCTCAATAGAAGATTTGTTGAGATAAGATCCCAGCTTCCAGTGTTTGAATACTTCCTCTAA
- the LOC122052353 gene encoding phytoene dehydrogenase-like isoform X2, translating to MWASAAPAALVATRFLRPRESCCRCRADSSSASNSIHAASRKKVVVVGAGWAGLASAHHLCKQGFEVTLLESGSSPAEEIGVKGFWRPYRNLFSAIDELGLQPFTKWTSSALYSQEGMEVKFPIFKDLTQLPTPLGALLYPEFVNLPLVDRLASVPLISAVIDFDNTDTAWRKYDKMTSRELFKQYGCSERLFQKVFEPMLHVGLFAPAEQCSAAATLAMLDYYILSHQQNFDAVWCRGTIQEKIFLPWLESMRLEGLKFCENKSVTEFIVDEDTGCVSGLVCGEEIYKADAIILAVGISTLQSTIRSSSVLQSRQEFLGVLNLATVDVVSVKLWFDRKVKIPNAANICSGFDDLISWTLLDLNSIYDEYQDEQATVLEVEIYCATQLLALKDEQIVAKVVAYLSDCIKDFKEAIVVQQNIVKHAKSATHFFPAQLHSLTCLWLETGYSTDMDHGLRRKLM from the exons ATGTGGGCCTCTGCAGCTCCTGCTGCTCTCGTTGCGACGCGATTCCTACGGCCAAGAGAGAGCTGTTGCCGCTGCCGTGCCGACTCTTCATCTGCCTCCAATTCTATCCACGCCGCCAGCCGGAAGAAGGTGGTCGTTGTCGGCGCCGGTTGGGCCGGTCTCGCCTCGGCCCATCACCTCTGCAAGCAG GGCTTCGAAGTCACCCTCCTCGAATCCGGGAGCAGCCCTGCAGAAGAAATCGGCGTTAAAG GATTTTGGCGTCCATATCGTAACCTTTTTTCTGCAATTGATGAACTTGGACTCCAGCCTTTTACCAAGTGGACCAGTTCAGCCCTTTACTCTCAAGAAGGAATGGAG GTCAAGTTTCCTATATTTAAGGATCTTACACAATTGCCAACGCCTCTTGGAGCACTCTTATATCCAGAA TTTGTCAATCTTCCATTGGTAGATCGGTTAGCTTCTGTCCCTCTTATATCAGCAG TTATCGATTTTGACAACACTGATACTGCTTGGAGAAAATATGACAAAA TGACTTCAAGGGAACTCTTTAAACAATATGGGTGTTCAGAAAGGCTTTTTCAAAAGGTCTTTGAACCCATGCTTCATGTGGGTTTATTTGCACCAGCAGAGCAATGTAGTGCAGCAGCAACCTTAGCAATGCTAGATTACTATATTCTTTCCCATCAG CAAAATTTCGATGCAGTATGGTGTCGTGGAACCATTCAAGAAAAGATTTTCTTGCCATGGCTCGAGTCCATGAGATTAGAAGGCTTAAAATTTTGTGAAAACAAAAGCGTGACAGAGTTTATTGTAGATGAAGATACTGGTTGTGTTTCAGGACTAGTATGTGGAGAAGAAATATATAAAGCTGATGCAATAATTCTAGCTGTTGGTATCTCCACTCTTCAGTCCACTATACGCAGCAG TTCTGTGCTACAATCACGACAGGAATTCCTGGGTGTTCTTAACCTTGCCACTGTGGATGTGGTCTCTGTTAAATTATGGTTTGATAGGAAG GTCAAAATTCCAAATGCAGCCAACATTTGCTCTGGCTTTGATGATTTAATTAGCTGGACTTTGCTAGATTTGAATTCAATATATGATGAATATCAAGATGAGCAAGCAACAGTTTTGGAAGTCGAAATT tatTGTGCCACTCAGCTGTTGGCATTAAAAGATGAGCAAATAGTTGCAAAAGTGGTGGCATATCTCTCTGATTGCATCAAAGATTTCAAAGAGGCCATTGTGGTGCAGCAAAATATAGTCAAACATGCCAAATCTGCAACTCACTTCTTTCCAG CTCAACTACATTCCCTAACTTGTTTGTGGCTGGAGACTGGATACTCAACCGACATGGATCATGGTCTAAG GAGAAAGCTTATGTGA